A single window of Labeo rohita strain BAU-BD-2019 chromosome 4, IGBB_LRoh.1.0, whole genome shotgun sequence DNA harbors:
- the LOC127164260 gene encoding uncharacterized protein LOC127164260 gives MAAAGYHDEELLDHHKKSSRSTMSITIHESQMSGKMQRELQQVALQAANKYTQDNDIVHYIKKEFDIRHGGYWDCVVGFAGHNVQYEANSYIHFSVGNTRITLFKSA, from the exons ATGGCAGCAGCTGGTTATCATGATGAAGAGTTGTTGGACCATCACAAAAAAAG CTCCAGATCAACCATGTCAATCACGATCCATGAATCACAGATGAGTGGTAAGATGCAGCGTGAGCTTCAACAGGTCGCTCTTCAGGCTGCGAATAAGTACACACAGGATAACGACATTGTTCACTACATCAAGAAG GAGTTTGACATAAGGCATGGGGGCTACTGGGACTGCGTTGTGGGGTTTGCTGGTCACAACGTGCAGTATGAAGCGAACAGTTACATCCACTTCTCTGTTGGCAACACAAGAATTACACTCTTCAAATCTGCCTGA
- the LOC127164180 gene encoding tripartite motif-containing protein 16, whose translation MAEARFSQDEFICPVCLDLLKDPVTTSCGHSYCKSCITGHWDQEDQKRVYSCPQCRQTFSPRPALARNTMLTDVVTKLKKTKRPGDCYAGAGDVQCDVCTGRKYKAVKSCLVCLNSYCQDHLGQHESFFKGKRHSLTEATGRLQEMFCRKHDKLLELFCCTDQKCICVMCKMDEHKNHDTVSAEAQRTENRKQLKDMHRRFQQSIQQREKDLQQLREAVKSQKHSARTAVQDCEMIFNELIHSIERRRSEVTQWIRDQERAAVSPAKGRMEQLKQEINDLKRRNAELEKLLHTQDNIQFLQSFHSLSAPPESTDESIISFSSLFSFVNVKESVCQLKDKLDFCKEKIKKISDRVTSSSIVPRTRNDFLQYSHQLTLDLNTVNKYLHLSESNRAIMYTNTVQPYPDHPDRFEVYKQLLCRESVCGHCYWEIEWNGSVLISVSYKSISRKGGKECWFGYNDQSWSLFCSPSRYTFIHSKVETDLHVEAISSRIGVYVDHSAGTLSFYSVSDTMSLIHTVQTTFTQPLYPGFYVYPGSSVNLC comes from the exons ATGGCAGAAGCCAGATTTTCTCAGGATGAGTTCATCTGTCCAGTGTGTCTGGATCTTCTGAAGGATCCGGTGACAACTTCCTGTGGGCACAGTTACTGTAAGAGCTGTATTACAGGCCACTGGGATCAGGAGGATCAGAAgagagtctacagctgccctcagtgcagacagaccttcagtCCAAGACCTGCTTTAGCTAGAAACACCATGCTGACTGACGTGGTAACAAAACTGAAGAAGACCAAACGTCCTGGTGACTGttatgctggagctggagaTGTTCAGTGTGACGTCTGTACTGGAAGAAAATACAAAGCTGTCAAGTCCTGTCTGGTGTGTCTGAACTCTTACTGTCAGGATCACCTTGGACAACATGAAAGTTTCTTTAAAGGAAAGAGACACAGTTTGACTGAAGCCACCGGACGACTGCAGGAGATGTTCTGCCGAAAACATGATAAGCTCCTTGAGCTTTTCTGTTGCACTGACcagaaatgtatatgtgtgaTGTGTAAAATGGATGAACATAAAAATCATGACACTGTATCAGCTGAGGCACAAAGGACAGAGAACCGG AAGCAGCTGAAAGACATGCATAGAAGGTTCCAGCAGAGTATCCAGCAAAGAGAGAAAGATCTTCAGCAGCTGAGAGAGGCTGTGAAGTCTCAAAAG CACTCTGCACGGACAGCAGTGCAGGACTGTGAGATGATCTTTAATGAGCTCATCCACTCTATTGAGAGAAGACGCTCTGAAGTGACACAGTGGATCAGAGATCAAGAAAGGGCTGCGGTGAGTCCAGCTAAAGGACGTATGGAGCAACTAAAGCAGGAGATCAATGATCTGAAGAGGAGAAATGCTGAGCTGGAGAAGCTTTTACACACACAGGATAACATCCAGTTCCTGCAG AGTTTCCATTCTCTCTCAGCACCTCCTGAATCTACAGATGAATCCATCATTTCCTTCAGTTCTCTCTTCTCTTTTGTTAATGTGAAAGAATCTGTCTGTCAGCTGAAAGACAAACTGGATTTCTGCAAAGAGAAGATCAAAAAGATCTCAGACAGAG TCACATCCAGCAGCATTGTTCCCAGGACCAGAAATGACTtcctacaat ATTCCCATCAGCTCACTCTGGATCTAAACACAGTGAATAAATACCTTCATCTGTCTGAGAGCAACAGAGCGATTATGTACACTAACACAGTCCAGCCATATCCTGATCATCCTGACAGGTTTGAGGTGTATAAGCAGCtcttgtgtagagagagtgtttGTGGACactgttactgggagattgagtggaaTGGCAGTGTGTTAATATCAGTGTcgtataagagcatcagcaggaagggaggAAAAGAGTGTTGGTTTGGatataatgatcagtcctggagtttgttcTGTTCTCCCTCCAGGTACACATTCATACACAGTAAAGTAGAGACTGATCTTCATGTAGAGGCCATCagcagtagaataggagtgtatgtggatcacagtgcaggaactctgtccttctacagcgtctctgacacaatgagtcttatccacacagtccagaccacattcactcagccgctctatcctgggttttaTGTTTATCCTGGGTCATCAGTGAACCTATGTTGA